The Desulfitobacterium chlororespirans DSM 11544 genome contains a region encoding:
- the rplC gene encoding 50S ribosomal protein L3 — protein MSKGILGKKVGMTQVFTEEGHLIPVTVVEAGPCYVIQKKTKATDGYNAIQVGFGALRERLANKPQKGHVAKASVKPMRYIREFRVDDVEAYEIGQEITAELFAAGDAVDVVGISKGKGFAGMIKRHGASRGPMKHGSKYHRRTGSLGAKGPARVFKGRNLPGRMGGERVTVQNLKVVRVDADKNMILVKGAVPGAKKSLLILKPSVKAK, from the coding sequence GTGTCGAAAGGAATTTTGGGTAAAAAAGTGGGTATGACCCAGGTTTTCACGGAAGAAGGACATCTTATTCCGGTGACTGTGGTCGAAGCAGGTCCTTGCTATGTCATCCAAAAGAAAACAAAAGCAACGGATGGCTACAATGCGATCCAGGTTGGCTTTGGTGCTTTACGGGAAAGACTGGCGAACAAGCCGCAAAAAGGACATGTTGCAAAAGCTTCTGTGAAGCCGATGCGCTACATTCGTGAGTTCCGCGTGGACGATGTGGAGGCTTACGAAATCGGACAGGAAATCACGGCTGAACTGTTTGCTGCAGGTGATGCAGTGGATGTGGTCGGAATCTCCAAGGGTAAAGGCTTTGCCGGGATGATTAAACGTCATGGCGCCAGCCGCGGACCTATGAAGCATGGCTCCAAGTATCATCGCCGTACCGGTTCCCTCGGCGCGAAAGGCCCGGCTCGTGTATTTAAGGGCCGCAACCTGCCAGGGCGTATGGGTGGCGAGCGGGTTACCGTTCAAAACCTGAAGGTCGTTCGGGTGGATGCGGATAAGAATATGATTCTTGTTAAAGGCGCTGTACCCGGCGCGAAAAAGTCATTGCTCATTCTGAAGCCTTCCGTTAAGGCGAAGTAA
- the rpsJ gene encoding 30S ribosomal protein S10 produces the protein MSSQKIRIRLKAFDHKTLDQSAEKIVETAKRTGARVSGPIPLPTEKSIYTILRSPHVNKDSREQFEMRTHKRLIDILEPTSKTVDALMRLDLPAGVDIEIKL, from the coding sequence ATGAGCAGTCAAAAAATTCGTATCCGCCTGAAAGCGTTTGATCACAAAACATTGGATCAATCGGCAGAGAAAATTGTTGAAACAGCAAAGAGAACAGGTGCCCGTGTCAGTGGACCGATTCCCCTTCCCACTGAAAAAAGCATTTATACCATTCTTCGTTCTCCTCACGTTAACAAGGATTCTCGCGAGCAATTCGAAATGCGGACTCATAAACGCCTGATCGATATCCTGGAGCCAACTTCCAAAACGGTAGATGCTCTGATGCGTTTAGATCTTCCCGCTGGCGTTGATATCGAAATCAAACTCTAA
- the rpsG gene encoding 30S ribosomal protein S7 has product MPRKGYIAKREILPDPIYKNRVLTKFINQIMLDGKKGTAESICYNAFEIIQEKSGKDPIEVFETALKNVMPVLEVKARRVGGANYQVPIEVRTDRRQTLGLRWLVGYARKRSEKTMEERIAGELMDAANNTGGSIKKKEDTHKMAEANKAFAHYRW; this is encoded by the coding sequence TTGCCACGTAAAGGTTATATTGCTAAACGTGAGATTCTGCCGGATCCGATTTATAAGAACCGGGTGCTGACCAAATTTATCAACCAAATTATGTTGGATGGTAAAAAAGGCACTGCAGAATCCATTTGCTATAATGCATTTGAGATCATTCAAGAGAAGTCCGGGAAAGATCCTATTGAAGTGTTCGAAACCGCTCTCAAGAATGTCATGCCTGTATTGGAAGTAAAAGCACGCCGGGTTGGTGGTGCCAACTACCAAGTACCCATCGAAGTTCGCACTGATCGCCGTCAAACTTTGGGATTGCGCTGGCTTGTAGGCTATGCCCGCAAACGCAGTGAAAAGACCATGGAAGAGAGAATCGCAGGTGAACTGATGGATGCAGCCAATAACACTGGCGGCTCTATTAAGAAAAAAGAAGACACTCATAAGATGGCCGAAGCCAATAAGGCTTTTGCGCATTACCGTTGGTAG
- the rpoC gene encoding DNA-directed RNA polymerase subunit beta', which produces MLDVNNFDRMRIGLASPTMIREWSHGEVRKPETINYRTLKPEREGLFCEKIFGPTRDWECHCGKYKRVRYKGIVCDRCGVEVTRSKVRRERMGHIELAAPVSHIWYFKGIPSRMGLLLDMSPRSLEKVLYFVSYIVTDAGDTSLMKKQLLTETEYREYRDKYGSRFKASMGAEAIKMLLEEMDLDKLNDELRVELKEVSGQRKIRAIRRLEVVEAFKESGNRPDWMIMDVVPVIPPELRPMVQLDGGRFATSDLNDLYRRVINRNNRLKRLLDLGAPDIIVRNEKRMLQEAVDALIDNGRRGRPVTGPGNRPLKSLSDMLKGKQGRFRQNLLGKRVDYSGRSVIVVGPNLRLHQCGLPKEMALELFKPFVMKKLVKEGHAHNIKSAKRMVERVRSEVWDVLEEVITEHPVLLNRAPTLHRLGIQAFEPVLVEGRALQIHPLVCTAYNADFDGDQMAVHVPLSAEAQAEARLLMLSAHNILNPKDGRPVASPTQDMVLGSYYLTMERPGALGEGKIFKNRDEAVLAYDTKQANLQAMIKVRQPSGELLETTIGRLIFNSVIPPEVGYINEVAGKKALNNIVAKCYRLGGYKATAQLLDGIKSLGFKYSTRAGMTVGLADITVPEEKRQILADADGMVNKTEQQFRRGLITDEERYEKVIEIWTKATNTVTKALMHSLDKFNPVYMMATSGARGNIQQLRQLAGMRGLMADPSGRTIELPIKANFREGLTVLEYFISSHGARKGLADTALRTADSGYLTRRLVDVSQDVIVRDEDCGTTQGIMVDDVKDGPEVIEKLEERLVGRFLLEDLKHPETGEILATADSEITEEQAHDIAAAYDKVTIRSVLTCKTRYGVCRKCYGRNLATGHHVEMGEAVGIIAAQSIGEPGTQLTMRTFHTGGVAGDDITQGLPRVEELFEARKPKGQAIISENDGIVAIREVKGRREVDVISDTEERMTYTIPYGSRLKVREGHRIEAGDELTEGSINPHDMLKVKGIRGVQVYLLGEVQKVYRLQGVDINDKHIEVMVRQMLRKVKVEEAGDTALLPGGLIDVFDFEEENTKVIASGGEPAVARPVLLGITKASLATDSFLSAASFQETTRVLTEAAIKGKVDPLLGLKENVIIGKLIPAGTGMSRYRNVKVINLDEEQVENLDSVNS; this is translated from the coding sequence GTGCTAGACGTCAACAATTTCGACCGGATGCGTATTGGTTTGGCTTCTCCGACGATGATCCGTGAGTGGTCTCATGGAGAAGTCAGGAAGCCGGAAACGATTAACTATAGAACCCTGAAACCGGAGCGGGAAGGACTCTTTTGCGAAAAGATCTTTGGACCAACCCGTGACTGGGAATGCCATTGCGGAAAATACAAACGGGTTCGCTATAAAGGAATTGTCTGTGACCGCTGCGGTGTGGAAGTCACCCGTTCCAAGGTGCGCAGAGAGCGCATGGGCCATATTGAGCTGGCGGCTCCTGTCTCCCATATCTGGTACTTCAAGGGTATTCCCAGCCGGATGGGACTTCTTCTGGATATGTCTCCCCGTTCCTTGGAAAAGGTTCTTTATTTCGTATCCTACATCGTGACCGATGCCGGGGATACCTCATTAATGAAAAAACAGCTCCTTACAGAAACCGAATATCGGGAATACCGTGATAAATACGGCAGCCGCTTCAAAGCCAGCATGGGTGCGGAAGCTATTAAGATGCTTCTCGAGGAAATGGACCTGGATAAGCTTAATGACGAGCTCCGGGTTGAATTGAAAGAAGTCTCCGGTCAAAGGAAGATCAGGGCCATCCGCCGCCTGGAAGTGGTGGAAGCCTTTAAGGAATCGGGAAACCGTCCGGATTGGATGATTATGGATGTCGTTCCCGTTATTCCGCCGGAGCTTCGCCCCATGGTGCAGCTGGATGGCGGACGGTTTGCCACCTCTGACCTCAACGACCTTTACCGTCGGGTGATCAACAGAAATAACCGTCTCAAGCGTCTTTTGGATTTGGGAGCGCCGGATATCATTGTCCGCAATGAAAAACGGATGCTCCAGGAGGCCGTGGATGCCTTGATCGACAATGGCCGGCGGGGACGCCCCGTGACCGGCCCCGGCAATCGTCCCTTAAAGTCCTTAAGCGATATGCTCAAAGGCAAACAAGGACGCTTCCGTCAGAACCTGCTGGGAAAACGGGTGGACTATTCCGGTCGTTCCGTTATCGTAGTGGGACCGAATTTGAGGCTCCATCAATGCGGCCTGCCTAAAGAAATGGCTTTGGAGCTTTTCAAGCCTTTCGTTATGAAAAAACTGGTCAAGGAAGGCCATGCCCATAATATCAAGAGTGCCAAGCGGATGGTGGAACGAGTTCGCTCGGAAGTCTGGGACGTTTTGGAAGAAGTGATCACCGAACATCCTGTGCTGCTGAACCGTGCGCCAACCCTTCACCGTTTAGGGATTCAGGCTTTTGAGCCTGTTCTGGTTGAAGGCCGTGCCCTGCAGATTCATCCTTTAGTCTGTACCGCTTACAATGCGGACTTCGACGGGGACCAAATGGCTGTTCACGTACCTCTCTCCGCAGAAGCTCAAGCTGAAGCAAGACTGCTGATGCTCTCCGCTCATAATATTTTGAATCCTAAAGACGGCCGCCCCGTCGCTTCCCCTACACAGGACATGGTTTTAGGCTCCTACTACCTGACCATGGAGCGTCCGGGAGCTCTTGGGGAAGGTAAGATCTTTAAAAATCGGGATGAAGCGGTGTTGGCCTATGATACCAAGCAGGCAAACCTCCAGGCGATGATTAAAGTCCGCCAGCCCAGCGGAGAACTTTTGGAAACGACGATTGGCCGCCTCATCTTTAACTCGGTGATTCCGCCGGAGGTAGGCTATATCAACGAAGTGGCCGGGAAAAAGGCCCTTAACAATATCGTGGCCAAATGCTACCGCCTCGGCGGCTATAAAGCAACGGCCCAACTCCTGGACGGAATCAAGAGTTTAGGGTTCAAATATTCCACCCGTGCCGGAATGACCGTTGGTCTTGCCGATATTACCGTACCTGAAGAGAAGAGGCAGATTCTTGCCGATGCCGACGGTATGGTCAATAAAACGGAGCAACAATTCCGCCGTGGTTTGATTACCGACGAAGAGCGTTATGAGAAGGTTATCGAGATCTGGACCAAAGCTACGAACACCGTGACCAAAGCTCTGATGCACTCTTTGGATAAATTCAATCCAGTGTACATGATGGCTACTTCCGGAGCCCGGGGTAACATTCAACAGCTCCGTCAGCTGGCCGGGATGCGGGGATTGATGGCGGATCCTTCGGGACGAACCATTGAGTTGCCCATTAAAGCCAACTTCCGTGAAGGTCTCACCGTTTTGGAGTATTTCATCTCCTCCCACGGAGCGCGGAAAGGTTTGGCCGATACGGCACTGCGGACCGCTGACTCCGGTTATCTTACCCGCCGTCTTGTGGATGTATCTCAGGATGTCATCGTCCGGGATGAAGATTGCGGCACCACCCAAGGTATTATGGTCGATGACGTCAAGGATGGCCCGGAAGTTATCGAAAAGCTGGAGGAGCGTCTCGTGGGCCGCTTCCTTTTGGAAGACCTGAAGCATCCTGAGACCGGGGAAATCCTGGCTACTGCCGATAGTGAGATTACGGAAGAACAAGCTCATGACATCGCTGCTGCTTACGATAAAGTCACCATTCGCTCCGTGCTCACCTGCAAAACCCGCTATGGAGTGTGCCGCAAGTGCTACGGACGGAATCTGGCCACAGGCCATCATGTGGAAATGGGAGAAGCCGTAGGTATCATCGCTGCCCAATCCATCGGTGAGCCGGGAACTCAGCTGACCATGCGTACTTTCCATACCGGCGGTGTGGCCGGGGACGATATCACCCAAGGTTTGCCTCGTGTTGAAGAGCTTTTCGAAGCCCGTAAACCCAAAGGTCAAGCCATCATCTCGGAAAACGACGGCATCGTCGCCATCCGTGAAGTCAAAGGCCGCCGTGAAGTGGATGTCATCAGTGACACTGAAGAACGGATGACGTATACTATACCCTATGGCTCCCGTTTGAAGGTTCGCGAAGGTCACCGGATTGAAGCCGGAGATGAACTGACCGAAGGAAGCATCAACCCTCATGATATGCTCAAGGTCAAAGGAATCCGCGGTGTTCAGGTCTATCTCCTGGGCGAAGTGCAAAAGGTTTACCGTCTGCAGGGTGTGGATATTAACGATAAACACATCGAGGTTATGGTTCGTCAGATGCTCCGCAAAGTCAAGGTGGAAGAGGCCGGAGATACAGCTCTCCTGCCCGGCGGCCTGATTGATGTCTTTGATTTCGAAGAAGAGAATACCAAGGTGATTGCCAGCGGCGGCGAGCCTGCTGTAGCAAGACCGGTGCTCCTGGGCATCACCAAAGCTTCTCTGGCCACGGATTCCTTCCTTTCCGCAGCGTCCTTCCAGGAAACCACCCGTGTTCTTACGGAAGCAGCGATTAAAGGAAAAGTGGATCCCCTCTTGGGACTCAAAGAAAACGTCATCATCGGGAAACTTATTCCGGCAGGTACGGGAATGTCCCGCTATCGGAATGTAAAAGTTATTAATCTTGATGAAGAGCAGGTTGAAAATCTTGACAGTGTAAATTCATGA
- the rpsL gene encoding 30S ribosomal protein S12: protein MPTINQLIRNGRSKIAKKSTAPAMQWGYNSLQRKQFASGGSPQKRGVCTRVYTTTPKKPNSALRKVARVRLTNTIEVSSYIPGIGHNLQEHSVVLVRGGRVKDLPGVRYHIVRGALDTQGVQKRMQARSKYGAKRPKKGK, encoded by the coding sequence ATGCCGACGATTAATCAATTGATTCGCAATGGCCGCTCGAAGATTGCAAAGAAATCAACAGCTCCAGCTATGCAATGGGGCTATAACTCTTTACAACGTAAACAATTCGCCTCTGGGGGATCACCTCAAAAGCGTGGAGTTTGCACCAGGGTTTACACGACAACTCCAAAGAAGCCGAACTCTGCTCTCCGTAAAGTTGCCCGTGTGCGTTTAACCAATACGATTGAAGTATCATCATACATCCCAGGCATCGGGCACAACCTGCAGGAGCACAGTGTTGTTCTTGTCCGTGGTGGCCGTGTTAAAGACCTTCCGGGTGTTCGTTACCACATTGTTCGTGGGGCCCTTGATACTCAAGGTGTTCAGAAACGGATGCAAGCTCGTTCCAAGTACGGTGCCAAACGTCCTAAGAAAGGGAAGTAA
- a CDS encoding ribosomal L7Ae/L30e/S12e/Gadd45 family protein: MLDEALKKSKNRTVGVKQTLRALEKGSLICVYVAKDAESHVIRPILEQCRNKGIPVQEVQTMLELGKACGIEVGSAVAALLSE; the protein is encoded by the coding sequence ATGCTTGATGAAGCCTTAAAAAAGTCAAAAAACAGAACCGTTGGAGTCAAGCAAACTCTGCGGGCCCTGGAAAAAGGGAGTTTAATCTGTGTCTATGTGGCTAAGGATGCGGAAAGTCATGTGATTCGTCCCATCCTTGAGCAGTGCCGGAACAAAGGGATTCCAGTTCAGGAAGTTCAGACGATGCTTGAGCTGGGCAAAGCCTGCGGGATTGAAGTAGGCTCTGCTGTGGCGGCCTTGTTATCCGAATAG
- the fusA gene encoding elongation factor G, with the protein MARQFPLEKTRNIGIMAHIDAGKTTTTERILFYTGRVHKIGEVHDGAATMDWMVQEQERGITITSAATTAQWKGHRINIIDTPGHVDFTVEVERSLRVLDGAVAVFCSVGGVEPQSETVWRQADKYGVPRIAYINKMDRMGADFFRGVSMIADRLGANPVPLQIPIGAEDQFKGIIDLVTMKAMVYTDDLGTTSDVADIPGDLVDQANEYREKLLEAVADTDEELMMKYLEGEELTEEEIRNGIRKGTIGLKFIPVVCGSSFKNKGVQPLLDAVVEYMPAPTDVPNIKGVHPETGEADERHSSDKDPFSALAFKIMADPYVGKLAFFRVYSGVLSSGSYVYNSTKGKRERIGRILQMHANHREEIPEVYAGDIAAAVGLKDTTTGDTLCDDKAPIILESMTFPDPVINVAIEPKTKQDQEKMGTALARLAEEDPTFKMHTDQDSGQTIIEGMGELHLEIIVDRLQREFKVECNVGRPQVAYKETIRRAVKAEGKFVRQSGGRGQYGHCWIEIEPLEQGSGFEFVNKIVGGVIPREYIAPIGQGIEEALQNGIQAGYPVMDIRATVYDGSYHDVDSSEMAFKIAGSMAFKAGAAKADPAIIEPVMKVEVTVPEEYMGDVIGDMNSRRGRIEGMEATGTAQVVRGFVPLSEMFGYATDLRSKTQGRGVYVMMFDHYEEVPKNIAEGIVAKRAGA; encoded by the coding sequence GTGGCAAGGCAATTTCCATTAGAGAAAACGCGGAATATCGGGATTATGGCCCATATTGATGCGGGTAAAACGACCACGACCGAGCGTATTTTGTTCTATACCGGGCGTGTTCATAAGATCGGGGAAGTTCATGATGGTGCAGCGACCATGGACTGGATGGTTCAAGAGCAGGAGCGTGGAATTACCATTACTTCTGCAGCGACGACAGCCCAATGGAAAGGTCATCGTATTAACATCATTGATACACCAGGGCACGTGGACTTTACCGTCGAGGTAGAGCGCAGCTTGCGTGTACTCGACGGTGCTGTAGCAGTATTCTGTTCAGTTGGCGGTGTTGAGCCTCAATCTGAAACAGTATGGCGGCAGGCGGACAAGTATGGTGTACCCCGTATCGCCTATATTAACAAAATGGACCGTATGGGTGCAGATTTCTTCCGGGGAGTATCTATGATTGCTGACCGGTTAGGTGCAAACCCTGTACCGCTCCAAATTCCGATTGGCGCCGAGGATCAATTCAAAGGAATTATCGACCTCGTGACCATGAAGGCTATGGTTTATACGGACGATTTAGGCACCACCAGTGACGTTGCCGATATCCCCGGAGACTTAGTCGACCAAGCCAATGAATATCGTGAGAAGCTTCTGGAAGCAGTTGCTGATACAGATGAAGAGCTCATGATGAAATATCTCGAAGGTGAAGAACTGACCGAAGAAGAGATTCGTAACGGAATCCGTAAAGGAACAATTGGGCTGAAGTTTATCCCAGTGGTCTGTGGCTCTTCGTTCAAGAATAAAGGGGTGCAACCATTACTTGATGCGGTTGTAGAGTATATGCCAGCCCCAACTGATGTACCGAATATTAAAGGGGTGCATCCGGAGACCGGTGAAGCTGATGAGCGCCATTCCAGCGATAAAGATCCGTTCTCTGCCTTGGCCTTTAAGATCATGGCTGACCCTTATGTGGGTAAATTGGCATTTTTCCGGGTATACTCGGGAGTCCTGAGTTCGGGATCCTATGTTTACAACTCAACCAAAGGCAAACGGGAGAGAATCGGCCGGATTCTCCAAATGCATGCCAACCACCGGGAGGAAATCCCTGAGGTTTATGCTGGAGATATCGCAGCCGCCGTGGGCTTGAAAGATACCACCACCGGGGACACCCTCTGTGATGACAAAGCCCCTATCATTCTCGAATCCATGACCTTCCCTGATCCTGTGATCAACGTGGCTATTGAGCCGAAGACGAAACAAGACCAGGAGAAGATGGGTACAGCCCTGGCTCGTTTGGCTGAAGAGGATCCTACCTTTAAAATGCATACCGACCAGGATAGCGGGCAAACCATCATCGAGGGAATGGGTGAGCTTCACCTGGAAATCATCGTTGACCGTTTGCAGCGTGAATTTAAAGTCGAGTGCAATGTGGGTCGTCCTCAGGTTGCTTACAAAGAAACCATCCGCCGTGCAGTTAAAGCTGAAGGTAAGTTCGTTCGTCAATCCGGTGGACGTGGACAATACGGACACTGCTGGATCGAGATTGAACCCCTGGAGCAAGGCAGCGGTTTCGAGTTCGTCAACAAAATCGTGGGCGGCGTGATTCCCAGAGAATACATCGCTCCCATCGGTCAAGGGATCGAAGAAGCATTGCAAAATGGTATCCAGGCAGGCTATCCTGTTATGGATATCCGGGCCACAGTCTATGACGGTTCTTACCATGATGTAGACTCCTCCGAAATGGCCTTTAAGATCGCCGGCTCCATGGCCTTCAAGGCTGGTGCAGCGAAAGCTGATCCTGCCATCATCGAGCCCGTTATGAAGGTAGAGGTTACTGTACCTGAGGAGTATATGGGTGATGTCATTGGCGACATGAACTCCCGTCGGGGACGGATCGAGGGCATGGAAGCCACAGGAACAGCACAAGTCGTTCGCGGGTTTGTCCCGCTTTCCGAAATGTTTGGCTATGCCACCGACCTTCGTTCCAAGACCCAAGGGCGCGGTGTCTATGTCATGATGTTTGACCACTACGAGGAAGTGCCCAAGAATATTGCTGAAGGCATTGTTGCTAAACGCGCCGGCGCTTAA
- the tuf gene encoding elongation factor Tu, whose translation MAKQKFERTKPHVNVGTIGHVDHGKTTSTAAITLVLSKAGGAVAQAFDQIDKAPEERERGITISTSHVEYETANRHYAHVDCPGHADYVKNMITGAAQMDGAILVVSAADGPMPQTREHILLARQVGVPYIVVWLNKADMVDDPELMELVEMEIRELLSEYEFPGDDIPIIPGSGLKALQCGCGSRDCEWCGKIWNLMDAVDSYIPTPERATDKPFLMPVEDVFTITGRGTVATGRVERGVIKVGDEIEIVGLTEAPRKSVCTGVEMFRKLLDQAQAGDNIGALLRGVDRKDIERGQVLAKPGSIKPHTKFVGEVFVLSKEEGGRHTPFFNNYRPQFYFRTTDVTGVVTLPEGTEMVMPGDRVTINCEIISPIAMEEGLRFAIREGGRTVGAGVVVSIVE comes from the coding sequence ATGGCAAAGCAAAAATTCGAACGTACTAAACCCCACGTTAACGTTGGAACCATCGGACACGTTGACCATGGTAAAACCACCTCTACTGCTGCTATCACCTTAGTTCTTTCCAAAGCCGGCGGTGCAGTGGCCCAAGCATTTGACCAAATCGACAAGGCTCCGGAAGAGAGAGAACGTGGAATCACCATTTCCACTTCCCACGTTGAGTATGAAACCGCTAACCGCCACTATGCTCACGTTGACTGCCCAGGCCACGCCGACTATGTTAAAAACATGATCACCGGTGCTGCCCAAATGGACGGAGCTATCCTGGTTGTATCCGCTGCTGACGGCCCTATGCCCCAAACCCGTGAGCACATCCTGCTTGCCCGTCAGGTAGGTGTTCCTTACATCGTGGTTTGGCTGAACAAAGCCGACATGGTCGATGATCCGGAACTCATGGAACTGGTTGAAATGGAAATTCGCGAACTTCTCTCCGAATACGAATTCCCTGGCGACGATATTCCCATCATTCCCGGTTCCGGCCTGAAGGCTCTCCAATGCGGTTGCGGATCCCGCGATTGCGAATGGTGCGGCAAGATTTGGAATCTGATGGATGCTGTTGATTCCTATATTCCAACTCCAGAGCGTGCTACCGACAAGCCTTTCCTTATGCCTGTGGAGGACGTGTTCACCATCACTGGCCGTGGTACAGTTGCTACCGGTCGTGTCGAGCGCGGTGTGATTAAAGTCGGTGACGAGATTGAAATCGTTGGCTTGACTGAAGCTCCTCGCAAGAGTGTTTGCACCGGTGTGGAAATGTTCCGTAAGCTCCTTGACCAAGCTCAAGCTGGGGACAACATCGGGGCGCTTCTCCGCGGTGTGGATCGTAAAGATATCGAGCGCGGTCAAGTTCTTGCTAAACCCGGTTCCATCAAACCTCACACCAAATTTGTCGGCGAAGTCTTCGTACTGAGCAAAGAAGAAGGCGGACGTCATACTCCTTTCTTCAACAACTATCGCCCTCAGTTCTACTTCCGTACAACCGACGTTACCGGTGTGGTAACCCTTCCTGAAGGAACGGAAATGGTTATGCCTGGGGACCGTGTTACCATCAATTGCGAAATTATCTCCCCTATCGCTATGGAAGAAGGACTTCGTTTCGCTATTCGTGAAGGTGGCCGTACCGTTGGTGCCGGCGTTGTCGTCAGCATCGTCGAATAA